A DNA window from Helianthus annuus cultivar XRQ/B chromosome 15, HanXRQr2.0-SUNRISE, whole genome shotgun sequence contains the following coding sequences:
- the LOC110893943 gene encoding protein CLP1 homolog yields MVDGGAALGPPALKQVKLEKESELRIEVSFNTSLRLRLLSGNAEIFGTEMPPKNWLVFPPNMKFAIFTWYGATIEMQDNTKTDYVADETSMISYANVHAVLEERRNRAKASASDSHASQGPRVIVVGPTDSGKSTLSKTLLSWAAKQGWKPTFVDLDIGQGSITLPGCIAATPIEMPIDPVEGIHPDMPLVYFFGHNTPTVNAGLYRVLVKELAQILKRQFAGNAEYKAAGMVINTMGFIDGLGYNLLLHAIDTFQANVVLVLGQEKLYSMLKGVLKRKPYVDVVKLKKSGGVVSRNKRFRASARSQRIREYFYGVSNDLSPRSTIANFSDLAVYKIGGGPQASASAPPIGVRRVADPMRLVPVKINRDLLNLVLAVSFAKEQDQILSSNIAGFIWIMDIDIPRKKITYLAPSGGELPSKFLLMGSLTWIET; encoded by the exons TGCACTGAAGCAGGTGAAACTGGAGAAAGAGAGTGAGCTCAGGATTGAAGTTAGTTTTAACACTTCTCTGCGCCTCAGGCTACTTAGCGGGAATGCGGAGATATTTGGCACTGAGATGCCTCCCAAAAATTGGCTCGTCTTCCCTCCAAACATGAAATTTGCT ATATTTACATGGTATGGAGCCACAATTGAAATGCAAGATAACACTAAAACTGATTACGTAGCAGATGAG ACGTCAATGATCAGTTATGCAAATGTGCATGCTGTACTTGAAGAACGCAGAAATCGTGCAAAAGCCTCTGCTAGTGATTCTCATGCTTCCCAG GGTCCCAGGGTGATCGTAGTTGGGCCAACAGACTCTGGGAAAAGCACCTTGTCAAAAACGCTTCTTAGTTGGGCCGCCAAACAAGGATGGAAACCTACGTTTGTGGATTTGGACATTGGCCAAGGATCTATAACCCTACCCGGGTGTATTGCGGCTACCCCAATCGAAATGCCGATCGATCCAGTCGAAGGGATCCACCCCGATATGCCTCTCGTTTACTTTTTTGGACATAACACTCCCAC TGTTAATGCAGGTCTTTATAGGGTACTTGTAAAGGAGCTTGCACAGATCCTCAAAAGGCAGTTTGCTGGTAATGCTGAATATAAGGCCGCAGGCATGGTCATCAACACCATGGGATTCATCGACGGTCTTGGTTATAAT CTTCTTTTGCATGCAATAGATACGTTCCAAGCTAATGTTGTTCTTGTTTTGGGTCAG GAGAAACTTTACAGCATGTTAAAAGGTGTTCTAAAACGAAAGCCATACGTGGATGTGGTGAAACTTAAGAAATCAGGTGGTGTTGTGTCGAGGAATAAAAGGTTTCGAGCTAGCGCCAGGAGCCAAAGGATAAGG GAATATTTTTATGGTGTTTCAAATGACCTTTCCCCTCGTTCAACTATCGCAAATTTCAGTGATTTGGCTGTTTATAAGATTGGGGGTGGCCCACAGGCCTCGGCTTCAGCGCCGCCTATTGGTGTGCGGCGTGTGGCTGACCCCATGAGATTGGTTCCGGTCAAGATCAACAGGGATTTGCTGAATCTAGTTCTTGCTGTTTCATTTGCCAAAGAACAAGATCAGATTCTTTCAAG TAACATAGCTGGCTTTATTTGGATAATGGATATCGACATTCCAAG GAAGAAAATCACATATCTTGCACCATCAGGTGGGGAACTTCCTAGTAAATTCTTATTAATGGGAAGCTTAACATGGATCGAAACCTAG
- the LOC110892340 gene encoding PKS-NRPS hybrid synthetase CHGG_01239-like, with protein sequence MSGFSTDQVFKSREELMEWVRNTGRSLGYAIVTKRSKAKNGYVSKVVLMCDRGGVYKSDKDSSRETGTRKINCPFEMVAKFSKKNGSWTLKVKPGEHNHPPGEYMEGHPILKRLTPNEHQLVAELTGKGVFPKDILGVIKERDENNVSTIKNIYNARDKIRATDHKGKSLMEVLMSHLNDKGFFEISTNRVSNMLEDLFFVPKISYKYFLDFPHVLLMDVTYNTNKYKLPFLEIVGVTSTNKTISIAFAVMRKETEEKYLWALNCLKSTLDERSMQQPRVIVTDRELALMNACEKVFPNATRLLCRWHVSQSIFRNCKSFFTTDHDWKIFNIMWNALVIIIIIFADVLDYLNSTWLNKYKEMFVSVWTNECLHFENLTTNRAESQHAKLKKFLNSANCTLDKIVRHIDEVVNSQYTIVKDSFEKSRTVLMHKHNLPMLKLLHGSVSHEALDIIIAERHLKRSHCRCQVRKCYGLPCACEISKYKKAGQSIPLDSVNEFWRKLELPLYCEDITCDVELESFKQAFDKRSMPGKKCLLQKLKALTNPKLQGEYPIASTNNLWKLMRENDAAGWENIFESRQNMYKSWIAQPATFGGSID encoded by the exons ATGTCTGGATTTTCAACAGATCAG GTGTTCAAGTCTCGTGAAGAGTTGATGGAATGGGTTAGAAACACCGGACGTAGTCTTGGTTACGCTATTGTGACTAAAAGATCGAAAGCTAAAAATGGCTACGTGTCTAAAGTTGTACTTATGTGTGATCGTGGTGGTGTGTATAAATCAGATAAAGATTCAAGTAGAGAGACCGGCACTAGAAAGATAAATTGCCCGTTTGAAATGGTAGCGAAATTTTCAAAAAAGAATGGTTCTTGGACGTTAAAAGTAAAACCTGGTGAGCATAATCATCCACCCGGAGAATATATGGAGGGACACCCAATCCTCAAACGATTGACACCTAATGAACACCAATTGGTGGCAGAGTTGACGGGGAAGGGTGTGTTCCCAAAAGATATTTTAGGTGTTATCAAGGAGCGTGATGAAAATAATGTCTCTACAATTAAAAACATATATAACGCACGTGATAAAATTCGAGCAACGGATCATAAAGGGAAATCTTTGATGGAGGTGCTAATGTCTCATTTAAATGATAAAGGGTTTTTTGAAATTTCTACCAATAGAGTTTCAAACATGTTGGAAGACTTATTCTTTGTTCCTAAAATCTCATACAAGTACTTCCTTGATTTTCCACATGTGTTGCTTATGGATGTCACATACAATACGAACAAGTATAAATTGCCTTTTCTTGAAATTGTTGGTGTAACTTCTACCAACAAGACAATCTCCATAGCTTTTGCAGTTATGCGTAAAGAAACAGAGGAGAAATATCTTTGGGCATTAAACTGTTTAAAATCAACTCTAGATGAGAGGAGCATGCAACAACCACGTGTTATAGTTACGGACAGGGAGTTAGCTCTGATGAATGCATGCGAGAAAGTTTTTCCGAATGCTACCCGATTACTTTGTAGGTGGCACGTTTCTCAAAGTATATTTAGAAACTGCAAATCATTTTTCACCACGGATCATGATTGGAAAATCTTCAATATAATGTGGAATGCACtcgttatcatcattattatctTTGCAGATGTTTTGGATTACTTGAATAGTACTTGGTTAAACAAGTATAAAGAAATGTTTGTGTCCGTATGGACTAACGAATGCTTACATTTCGAAAATCTGACAACTAACAGAGCTGAAAGCCAACATGCCAAGCTAAAAAAATTCTTGAATTCAGCAAATTGTACCTTAGATAAGATTGTTCGTCACATTGATGAAGTAGTGAACTCGCAATATACAATTGTTAAAGATAGCTTCGAAAAAAGTAGAACTGTTCTAATGCATAAACACAACCTACCAATGTTGAAGCTATTACATGGCTCTGTTTCTCATGAAGCACTTGATATAATAATAGCAGAGCGTCATTTAAAGCGTTCACATTGTCGTTGTCAAGTTCGTAAGTGTTATGGATTACCATGTGCTTGTGAAATCTCAAAGTATAAGAAAGCAG GTCAATCTATTCCTTTAGATTCGGTCAATGAATTTTGGAGGAAACTCGAGTTACCATTATATTGTGAGGATATTACTTGTGACGTCGAGTTGGAAAGTTTTAAACAAGCCTTCGATAAGCGATCCATGCCTGGAAAGAAATGTTTACTACAAAAGTTAAAAGCATTAACCAATCCAA AATTGCAAGGAGAGTATCCAATTGCCAGCACAAACAACCTATGGAAATTAATGAGAGAAAATGATGCAGCTGGCTGGGAGAATATATTTGAATCACGTCAAAATATGTATAAGTCTTGGATAGCACAACCTGCTACATTTGGGGGGAGTATAGATTAA